In Anopheles gambiae chromosome 2, idAnoGambNW_F1_1, whole genome shotgun sequence, a single window of DNA contains:
- the LOC1270062 gene encoding cuticle protein CP14.6: protein MYSKAIVLAGFVLCLVAAAPPRKAVRASPGGGPDSEAIVIQQDQIINDDGSYNYVFETSNGIRAQASSSDGIRTSGDFSYPAPDGSNIALVYVADDYGFQPQGAHLPVEPPAPEHVIKQLEDIRANPPNDPDFDAAFLDSEIARLRATQG, encoded by the exons ATGTATTCGAAAGCG ATCGTTCTTGCCGGGTTCGTTCTCTGCCTTGTCGCAGCGGCACCGCCGAGGAAAGCGGTCCGTGCATCGCCCGGCGGTGGCCCAGACAGTGAAGCCATCGTGATCCAGCAGGACCAGATCATCAACGACGACGGTTCGTACAACTACGTGTTTGAAACGAGCAACGGTATTCGGGCGCAGGCGAGCAGCTCGGACGGTATCCGTACATCCGGGGACTTCTCTTACCCCGCTCCGGACGGTTCCAACATTGCGCTTGTCTACGTGGCCGATGACTACGGTTTCCAGCCGCAGGGAGCTCATCTGCCCGTGGAACCCCCAGCACCGGAGCACGTCATCAAGCAGCTCGAGGACATCCGTGCCAACCCGCCGAACGATCCGGACTTTGATGCTGCCTTCCTGGATTCGGAAATTGCCAGACTGCGGGCGACCCAGGGCTGA